From the genome of Halictus rubicundus isolate RS-2024b chromosome 2, iyHalRubi1_principal, whole genome shotgun sequence, one region includes:
- the LOC143362969 gene encoding LOW QUALITY PROTEIN: uncharacterized protein LOC143362969 (The sequence of the model RefSeq protein was modified relative to this genomic sequence to represent the inferred CDS: deleted 1 base in 1 codon) yields the protein MCQGVILALSKRSRPRRNATAARINRSRDPGEFIRFVAASLKAARVSFASRSPRHRGQRRRLGDESRQRLDNGESHLDKKRGRAIENIRIRRRARGPH from the exons ATGTGTCAAGGTGTGATCCTTGCATTGTCAAAG CGGTCGAGACCCCGCAGGAATGCAACGGCGGCTCGAATTAATAGATCGAGGGACCCGGGCGAATTTATCCGCTTCGTGGCGGCGAGTTTAAAAGCGGCGCGGGTCTCCTTTGCATCTCGATCTCCGCGGCACCGGGGAC AGAGACGCCGGCTCGGTGATGAGTCCAGACAACGGTTAGATAACGGGGAATCGCATTTAGATAAGAAGCGCGGAAGGGCC ATTGAAAATATTCGAATCCGGCGACGCGCGAGGGGGCCCCATTAA